One stretch of Aquimarina sp. Aq107 DNA includes these proteins:
- the pdxA gene encoding 4-hydroxythreonine-4-phosphate dehydrogenase PdxA, protein MKKEEKIRLGISIGDLNGIGSEVALKTFADSRMLDFCTPVIFASVKILSFLKKKYNINVNLHGIDKTSQIIDGKINVLNVWKEGVDINFGQEDEKIGAYAIKSLKAATKSLKNDEIDVLVTAPINKHSIQSEDFSFPGHTDYLDKELEGNSLMFMITDTLKVGLLTDHVAVKDITDTITPKLIEQKVNTIYTTLKQDFGISKPKIAILGINPHSGDNGVIGKEDEEILKPTIKKINESGKLVYGPYAADSFFGSNSYKTFDAIVASYHDQGLIPFKTLSFGKGVNYTAGLNKVRTSPDHGTAFEIAGKNQADNGSFKEAVFAALKIFKNRNEYKELTKNPLKKQPRKPQYKGNKEQ, encoded by the coding sequence ATGAAGAAAGAAGAAAAAATAAGATTAGGTATATCAATAGGTGATCTAAACGGCATAGGAAGTGAAGTCGCTCTAAAGACATTCGCAGATTCTAGAATGCTTGATTTCTGCACTCCTGTAATTTTTGCATCCGTTAAAATTCTTTCTTTTCTTAAAAAGAAATATAATATTAATGTTAACCTTCATGGAATTGATAAAACTTCCCAAATTATAGATGGTAAAATAAATGTCTTAAATGTCTGGAAAGAAGGAGTTGATATTAATTTTGGACAAGAAGATGAAAAAATTGGGGCGTATGCTATAAAATCACTGAAAGCCGCTACCAAATCATTAAAAAATGACGAAATAGATGTACTTGTAACCGCTCCTATCAACAAACATAGCATACAATCAGAAGATTTTAGTTTCCCTGGACATACGGATTATTTAGATAAAGAATTAGAGGGAAACAGCTTAATGTTCATGATTACGGATACATTAAAAGTTGGTTTACTTACAGATCATGTAGCGGTTAAGGACATTACTGATACGATAACTCCAAAACTTATTGAGCAAAAAGTTAATACCATTTATACTACCTTAAAACAAGATTTTGGTATTAGTAAACCAAAAATAGCAATTTTAGGAATTAATCCTCATAGTGGAGACAATGGTGTCATAGGAAAAGAAGATGAAGAAATTCTAAAACCTACGATTAAGAAAATAAATGAATCTGGCAAATTAGTATACGGACCTTATGCTGCAGATAGCTTTTTTGGTTCAAATAGTTATAAAACATTCGATGCAATTGTTGCATCTTATCACGATCAAGGTTTAATTCCTTTTAAAACATTATCTTTTGGGAAAGGTGTTAACTATACAGCTGGTTTGAACAAAGTACGAACATCACCCGATCATGGGACTGCATTTGAAATTGCAGGAAAAAATCAAGCTGATAATGGATCCTTTAAAGAGGCTGTGTTTGCGGCTTTGAAAATTTTCAAAAACAGAAATGAGTACAAAGAACTAACAAAAAACCCGTTAAAGAAACAACCTCGAAAACCCCAATATAAAGGCAACAAAGAACAATAA
- the accB gene encoding acetyl-CoA carboxylase biotin carboxyl carrier protein produces MDLKEIQNLIKFVAKSGASEVKLEMEDVKITIRTTSEDNKETTIVQQIPVGSAVPAAQPVTQVQTNAPVAVAETPAAKEEDDSKYITIKSPIIGTLYRKPSPDKSTFVEVGDTIKEGDVLCIIEAMKLFNEIESEVSGKIVKILADDNSPVEFDQPLFLIDPS; encoded by the coding sequence ATGGATTTAAAAGAAATTCAGAATTTAATCAAATTCGTGGCCAAATCTGGGGCTAGCGAAGTGAAGTTAGAGATGGAAGATGTAAAAATTACTATCAGAACAACTTCAGAAGACAACAAAGAAACAACAATTGTACAACAAATACCTGTAGGTAGTGCAGTCCCAGCGGCACAACCTGTAACACAAGTACAAACTAATGCACCAGTTGCAGTTGCAGAAACACCAGCAGCAAAGGAAGAAGACGATTCTAAATACATTACTATAAAATCTCCTATCATAGGAACACTTTATAGAAAACCATCTCCGGATAAGTCAACTTTTGTAGAAGTTGGAGACACAATTAAAGAAGGAGACGTGCTTTGTATCATCGAAGCAATGAAACTTTTCAATGAAATTGAAAGTGAAGTGTCAGGTAAAATTGTTAAAATTTTAGCTGATGATAATTCTCCTGTAGAATTTGATCAACCATTATTTTTAATAGACCCATCATAA
- a CDS encoding beta-ketoacyl-ACP synthase III has protein sequence MSKITAAITAVGAYVPDYVLSNDILATMVDTNDEWITTRTGIKERRILKEEGKGSSFLGIKAAEDLIAKKNLDPKEIDMVIFATATPDLPVAATAAYAASEIGAVNAFSYDLQAACSSFLYGMSTAASYIEAGRYKKILLIGADKMSSIIDYTDRTTCIIFGDGGGAALFEPNEEGLGLQDEYLRTDGIGRQFLKIEAGGSILPPTEETIANRQHFVQQDGKSVFKYAVSNMADASTKIMERNNITGDDVDWLVAHQANKRIIDATANRMNLDDSKVLMNIHKYGNTTSATLPLLLSDYEKQLKKGDNIVFASFGGGFTWGSIFLKWAYNS, from the coding sequence ATGAGTAAAATCACAGCCGCTATCACAGCTGTAGGCGCTTATGTGCCGGACTATGTGTTATCTAATGATATTTTAGCAACCATGGTCGATACAAACGATGAATGGATCACCACTCGTACTGGTATTAAAGAACGAAGAATACTTAAAGAAGAAGGCAAAGGAAGCTCTTTCTTAGGTATAAAAGCAGCAGAAGATTTAATTGCTAAAAAAAATCTCGATCCCAAAGAGATAGATATGGTAATATTTGCAACTGCAACTCCGGATCTTCCAGTAGCAGCAACAGCAGCATATGCTGCATCAGAGATAGGAGCGGTAAACGCCTTTTCTTATGATTTACAAGCTGCTTGTTCTAGCTTTTTATACGGAATGTCTACCGCAGCCAGTTACATAGAAGCAGGAAGATATAAAAAAATACTACTAATCGGAGCTGATAAAATGTCTTCAATCATTGATTATACAGATCGAACGACTTGTATCATCTTTGGAGATGGAGGTGGTGCAGCCCTTTTCGAACCTAATGAAGAAGGATTAGGACTACAAGACGAATATTTACGAACGGATGGAATAGGTCGTCAATTTTTAAAAATTGAAGCAGGAGGATCTATTTTACCACCAACCGAAGAAACAATAGCAAACAGACAACATTTTGTACAACAAGATGGTAAATCCGTTTTTAAGTACGCTGTTTCTAATATGGCAGACGCAAGTACCAAAATCATGGAACGTAATAATATTACGGGAGATGATGTAGATTGGCTTGTTGCACATCAAGCTAATAAACGTATTATTGATGCTACTGCTAATAGAATGAACCTAGACGATAGTAAAGTTCTTATGAATATTCATAAATATGGTAATACTACCTCAGCAACTTTACCTTTATTATTAAGTGATTACGAAAAACAACTCAAAAAAGGAGATAATATAGTATTTGCCTCATTCGGTGGAGGCTTTACTTGGGGTTCCATTTTCTTAAAATGGGCCTATAATTCCTAA
- the rpmF gene encoding 50S ribosomal protein L32, protein MAHPKRKISKTRRDKRRTHYKATVPQIATDPTTGEAHLYHRAHWFEGKLYYRGQVIIDNTEEEVA, encoded by the coding sequence ATGGCACATCCTAAGAGAAAAATCTCCAAAACAAGAAGAGATAAGAGAAGAACACATTATAAAGCTACTGTACCACAAATAGCTACAGATCCTACAACAGGAGAAGCACATTTATACCACAGAGCACATTGGTTCGAAGGTAAATTATATTACCGTGGTCAAGTAATTATTGACAATACTGAAGAAGAAGTAGCTTAA
- a CDS encoding DUF177 domain-containing protein: protein MKPLKEFNIPFVGLKQGLHKFEYQIGNTFFEHFEYDEFNASAIKVDLEFNKKTTMLELGFVANGTINVNCDVTNEPFDLPIKNEFFLVVKFGEEYNNENEEILIIPYGEYEINVQQYIYELIVLGVPSKRVHPGVEDGTLESDILEKLEELSPKEKTLENDNEEIDPRWDKLKNLLNDK from the coding sequence ATGAAACCACTAAAAGAGTTTAATATCCCTTTTGTTGGACTGAAGCAAGGATTACACAAGTTTGAGTATCAGATTGGCAATACGTTCTTTGAACATTTTGAGTATGATGAATTTAATGCATCTGCAATTAAAGTTGATTTGGAGTTTAATAAAAAAACTACAATGTTAGAGCTTGGATTTGTGGCCAATGGTACCATAAATGTTAATTGTGATGTCACCAATGAACCTTTTGATTTACCTATTAAGAATGAATTCTTTTTAGTTGTTAAATTTGGAGAAGAGTACAACAATGAGAACGAAGAAATTCTTATTATTCCTTACGGAGAATATGAAATCAACGTTCAACAATATATTTATGAACTTATTGTATTAGGAGTCCCCTCTAAAAGAGTTCATCCTGGTGTCGAAGATGGAACATTAGAATCTGATATACTTGAAAAACTAGAAGAATTAAGCCCGAAAGAGAAAACATTAGAAAATGATAACGAGGAAATTGACCCTCGTTGGGATAAATTAAAAAACTTATTAAACGATAAATAA
- a CDS encoding riboflavin synthase, which produces MFTGIIEELGTVTNLKIDQENLDITVRANFTSELKIDQSVSHNGVCLTVVSILDDTYTVTAIKETLEKTNLNDLTEGSIVNLERGMKLGARLDGHIVQGHVDQTAVCNNIKETNGSWYFTFEYDPLLNNITIEKGSVTVNGVSLTVVNSKKNEFSVAIIPFTYEHTNFNTFNVGTVVNLEFDVIGKYVKRITELG; this is translated from the coding sequence ATGTTTACAGGAATCATCGAAGAATTGGGAACAGTTACTAATCTAAAAATTGATCAAGAAAATTTAGATATTACAGTTCGTGCGAATTTTACTTCAGAATTAAAAATTGATCAGAGTGTTTCCCATAATGGAGTTTGTCTTACTGTTGTTTCTATTTTAGATGACACTTATACTGTTACTGCTATTAAAGAGACTTTAGAAAAAACTAATTTAAATGATCTTACAGAAGGAAGTATTGTGAATCTAGAAAGAGGAATGAAACTTGGTGCTAGATTAGATGGCCATATTGTTCAAGGGCATGTAGATCAAACTGCGGTTTGTAATAATATAAAAGAGACAAATGGGAGTTGGTATTTTACTTTTGAATATGATCCTTTGCTAAATAATATCACGATCGAAAAAGGTTCTGTTACTGTTAATGGAGTTAGTTTAACTGTGGTGAATTCTAAAAAGAATGAATTTAGTGTAGCTATTATCCCGTTTACATATGAACATACTAATTTTAATACTTTTAATGTTGGTACTGTGGTAAATTTGGAGTTTGATGTTATCGGTAAATATGTGAAAAGAATTACAGAATTGGGTTAG